The region CGCATAGAATCGCCACGTATGCCGAGATTCACCGTGAGCAAACGATTTTATTCGCGTGTTTGGTGTTCGACCGTAATCCTGTTTGTCGCGCCGAGAACGAGGCCCGGCATGTCCTCTTCGAGGCGTTTGCCGCTCATTCCGGGAGCGGTACCGGAAACAGTAACGGCACCGACGGCACGGCCGTCGTCGGACGGAATCGCCGCCGCGACGGCGCGCCGGTCGGGGTCGAGTTCACCCCGGTCGAACGCGAGTCCGTGGTCGCGGACGGTCCGTAGTTCCCGAATCAGCGACGCGCGCGACGTTATCGTCCGGTCCGTCGGTGTCGGCGTGTCCCCGTCGAGGAGCGAATCGAGACTCGCGGGCGGACGATGGGCGAGGATGGCCTTTCCCGCGGCGCAAGCGTGCAGGGGAACCCGACTCCCGTCACGGAGCGCGAAACCGGCGTCGTCGCCCGCTCTGTACACGAAAACGGCGTCGCCGTTCTCTTCGATGACGAGACTCGCCGTCTCACCGCTGGCGTCCGCGAGGCGGTCTATCTCCGGCCGGGCGACGCGGTACAGCGAGTCGGTGTCCCGGACGCCCGTTCCGAGTTCGAGGAAGCGCAGGCTGAGTCGGTATCGTCCGTCCTCGTTGATGACGTACCCGAGTCGTTCGAGGGTGGCAAGATGGTTGTGAACGCTGCCTTTCGAGTGTCCGAGTCGGTCGGCGAGTTGGGTGACACCGGCCCGTTCGAGCGTCGCCAGGGAGTCGATGATTTCGAACGTCGTCGCGGTGGCACCGACCGGATATTTCGGCATGGTAGTGGATGTCGGTACGGGCACAAAAAATCGTTCATCGATGGTGAACAGATGCGCGTCGGTAGTCGGTGAGAGAACGGCGTCACGGATTCAGCTGAAACCGGTCGATACCAACGAATTCACCGGTAGCGTCGGAGATGACACACCAGCAATCGATGTAGCTCGTTCACCGTCGATGAACGCCACCCGAGATAGTACTCTAACCCGACATCGTATTTTTTATTTAGATTCGTCGTTATATTCCACATATAGGATAAAAATCAACACCTATTTTCCTTTTTGCCCAAATAACTAAGTTTCTCTAGTTTCTGGTCTATGGTATTGTAAACGATGACGAAGAGTAAACTCGGTGTGAAACGGCGAAACGTGCTGAACGGAACGTGCAACCCGAATCTTCTCGCGGGGTCCGGGGCTCCAACCCTCGATTCGACGGGGACCGAGAACGTCCGGTACGCCACGGTCGGCGACTACGGGCGACGGGACGAGGAGTCGGCATGAGCGGCCGAATCGTCGACTACGAACTCTACGAGGTACCGCCACGGTGGTTGTTCCTCAGGGTGGAGACGAGCGACGGGGTGGTCGGCTGGGGCGAACCGGTGGTCGAGGGGCGGGCGCACACCGTCCGTACCGCGGTCGAAGAACTGCTCGACACCTATCTCCTCGGGAAATCGCCCGATTCGATAGAGGACCACTGGCAGACGATGTATCGCGGCGGCTTCTACCGCGGCGGTCCCGTCCTCATGTCGGCCATCGCGGGCATCGACCAAGCGCTCTGGGACATCAAGGGCAAGCGGTTCGGCGCGCCCGTGTACGACTTGCTCGGAGGGACGACCCGCGACCGCATCCGCGTCTATCAGTGGGTCGGCGGCGACCGCCCGAACCGAGTGGCGGATGCCGCCCGCGAAAAGGTGGACGCCGGATTCACCGCGCTGAAGATGAACGCCACGGCGGAACTGCGGCGCGTGGATTCGCCAGCGGCCATCGACGAGGCCGTCGCCCGTTTGGCGGCCGTCCGTGATGCCGTCGGGAACGAGGTGGACATCGGCGTCGACTTCCACGGCCGCGTCTCGAAGCCGATGGCGAAGCGGCTGGCGAAGGCGCTCGAACCCCACGAACCGATGTTCATCGAGGAACCGGTTCTCCCGGAGCACAACGACGTCTTACCCGAAATCGCGCGCCACACGACCATCCCCATCGCCACCGGCGAACGCATGTTCAGTCGGTGGGATTTCAAGGAAGTCTTCCGGGCCGGGAGCGTGGACGTCATCCAACCGGACTTGAGCCACGCGGGAGGTATCACCGAAGTGAAAAAGATCGCCGACATGGCCGAGGCGTACGACGTGGCGATGGCACCGCACTGCCCGCTCGGGCCGATCGCGCTGGCGTCGTGCATTCAAGTGGATGCCGTCTCGCCGAACGCCCTCATCCAAGAGCAGAGCCTCGACATCCACTACAACGAGACGAGCGACGTGCTCGACTACCTCGCCGACGCCTCCGTGTTCGAGTACCGCGACGGGTACGTGGACCTCCCGGACGGGCCGGGACTCGGCATCGACATCGACGAAGAGCACGTCCGAGCGAAGGCGGGTAACGTCGATTGGCACAATCCCGTCTGGCGACACGAGGACGGCAGCGTCGCGGAGTGGTGACGATGCCGGAGTCACCCCCAGTCGAGGGCATCCGCCGTTTCGAGGGCGAGACGGCACTCGTCACTGGGTCGACCCGCGGTATCGGCGAGGAAATCGCAAAACGGTTCGCCCGCGAGGGCGCGAACGTCGTCGTCACCGGCCGAACCCGAGCGGACGGCGAGGAAACCGTTGCGGCAATCGACGCGGCGGGCGGGACCGCGACGTTCGTTCGCGCGGACATGCGCGACCCCGACGACATCGCAGCGCTCGTCGAGGCCACCGCGGAGAAGTATGGCGGTCTCGACGTGCTGGTGAACAACGCGGGCGTCGAGACGAACACCGCGGCGGACGAGGCGACGATGGACGACTGGGCGTTCGTCGTGGAAACGGATTTCCGCTCGTACTGGCTCTGTGCGAAGCACGCCCGCGAACACATGGACGAAGGGAGCATCGTCAACGTCTCCTCGAATCACGCGCGACTGACGATGCCTGCGATGTTCCCGTACAACGCGGTGAAAGCGGGTATCGACGGGATGACGCGCTCGATGGCGCTCGATTTCGGTCCCGACGTTCGCGTCAACACCGTCAACCCGGGATGGGTCGCCATCGGCCGCACGATGGAGGAGTTAGACGAGGAGTACCGCGACCATCTCGAATCCATCCACCCCGTCGGGCGCATCGGCACCCCGGAGGACATCGCCGGTGTGGTTTCCTTCCTCGCGAGTTCAGACGCCGCGTTCGTGACGGGCGCATCCCTCGTGGCGGACGGCGGTCGCACCGTCGTCATGCAGGACGACTCGTTGCCGGACTATCGTAAGCGACGCGAGGACGGTGAGGACTGATGGCGCTCGGAGTGACGGGGGGCCGAACTGGACGCGGACGATATCGGAAGTCCAGGCGATAACGGTGGTGGGGTGTAAAAACCGAGTGACACTTCGTGGCAGTAGTTTAACGGAAGGTCGGGACGTCCTTCGGACGATGGAAAACCCTCAGTTCGAGGAGTTGCAGGAACGAGCGGCGAAAGCGGTTACCGAAGACGAACTCGCCTCGGTCTACGTCGGTCTCGTTCACGAGAACGGCGAACAGCAGTACTTCTTCGGGAACGACACCGACGGAAACGAGGAGCTACAGGAGATGACCGTCGCCCAATTGGGGATGTTGCTTCGAGTACTCGCGGACCGCTCGAACGCCAGTATCGACGAGATTGCCGACGTCGCAATCGAACACGCCGGACAAATGCAGCTACAGTAGCCACGGAGTCCCAAGATTCCGGGGAGTTCGTCGCGGGGCGCTTCCGCCGCGTTTCTACCACCAGAAAAGGAACCAGCTAGCGTCACCTATCTTTCTGCGAGGAGAGAATCCCGTCGTTTACGGCGGGAGTGAATCCTACACTTCCTACGCAACCTACCGCCGATGGCAGCCCGGATATTCCACGCCAACCCATACAATTAAGTAATATTCTCTACATAGCCTATGTATGGCGATTCAGGTCACTCGCACTTACGTTGCCTCCATACGGAACCAGCAACAGGTGAAGGGTGACTTGGACTCGCTCGGGTTCGCCGCCTCAAAACTCTGGAACATTGCACGATGGACGATAGAGCGCATCTGGAGCGAAACAGGGACAATCCCCGAGGATGGCCCGCTCAAAGCATACCTGAAAAACCACGAACGCTACGCCGACCTCAATTCTCAGTCGAGTCAGCGAGTCATCGAAGAACTCGCTGAAGCGTTCCGTGGTTGGTATGCCAAGCGCCGAAACGGGGACGACCGTGCGAACCCACCGAAGTACCGTAAACACAACGGCGACCACCCACGTTCCACGGTCACGTTCAAAGAAGACGGCTTCAAACACGATTCTCACAACAACCGGATTCGCCTCTCCAAAGGCCGAAACCTCAAAAACCACTGGTCTGACTTCATCCTCTGCGATATCGAAACCCGACCAGATGTCGTCGTCGAGAATGTCCGCCAAGTGCGCGCCGTCTGGAACGGTGACGAATGGGAACTCCACATCGTGTGCAAACACGAAATCGAGGCCGAGTCTCCCGGAGACGAAACCGCTGGTATTGACCTTGGTATCTCGAACTTCGCCGCCATCGCGTATTCCACGGGCGATCACGAGTTGTATCCGGGGAATGCCCTCAAGACCGACGAGCGATACTTCGCCAAGGAGATAGCGAAGTGCAACTCCTCTCGGTCAAACAAGGCACTCCGACTCCGACGGAAGCGTTCCGAACGGCGGTCGCACTACATGCACGCCGTCACCAGACACATCGTCACAGAGTGTGTCGAACGGGATGTCGGAACGGTTGCTGTCGGCGACCTCGAAGGTATCCGTGAAGATGACGAAACTGTCGAGGCTCGAAACTGGGGCGACCGTGGCAACGAAGGCTTGCACAGGTGGGCGTTCGACCGCTTCACGAACCTGCTCACGTACAAGGCGAAAGCCGAAGGCATCACCGTGGTCACGGTGAGCGAGCGAGACACATCGAAGACGTGTTCGTGGTGTGGGCAGAAGCGCAAGGCGAATCGCGTAGAGCGCGGCTTGTACGTCTGTCGTGGGTGTGACGCCGTGATGAATGCCGACTCAAATGGCGCGGAGAACATTCGGCGTCGGTTAGACCAAGCAGAAAAGGTAACTCTGAATCCCTCCGCGGATAGGAGTAGCGGGCGTGTGGCACGTCCTGTAGTCAACCTGTTCCGTCGTGGAGAACGCGACCCGAGTTGTGGACAGGGGATGTTCGCTGAACAAGCGAGCATCTGCAAACCGTAAATATCCCAACGCGGAACGGGAAGCCCCGCCGTTTACGGCGGGGAGGATGTCACCGTTCGGAAAGCGCGACCGGTCGCGTCCGTGTGCTTCGGACCACCAGCCATCCGAGACCGACGAGGAGAGCGGCGAATCCACCGACGAGCAGCGTTCGCGTATATCCGACGAGGGTGGCGACCCCGACGAACAGCGGCGGACCGACGGTGGTTCCGAGGCGGAGGACGCTGGTCCGAATGCTCATGATGCTCCCCCGAAACTCGTCGGGCGCGAGTTCGTTCAGCGCGGTGTCCGTTATCGGTTCGGCGAGTCCTTGCCCCAAGCCGAACAGCAAGAGCGCTCCGGCGACGACGTAGACCGAATCCGCGACGGACACCATGACGAGGCCGATGCCGTAACTCGTGAAGCCGAGCGCGATGGACTGGAAACTCGAAAACGACCGGAGCAACCGGTCGCCCTGCATGGCCGTCAGGCCCATCATCACGGCGGGTAAGCCGAGGAGGAGGCCAATGACACCCGACGAGTACTGGTAGGAGTTGGCGAGGATGAACGGCACGACCGTGAGTTGGGCACCGTAGAGGAGGAGGAAGATGCCGAATATCGCGGTGTAGAGGACCAGATAGGGTCGCATCGACGTCGGACCGGTCACGAAGTCGTGGATGCTGGTATCGGCGTCCGTCCCGGTATCGGACGGTTCTTCGAGAAAGACGATGCCGGGGAGTGCGACGACGACGCCGAGGAGGAAGCAGACGAACGGTGCCATCCACGAGAGGGTCGCCAGTCCCCCGCCGAGGAGCGGATACCCCGCGGCACCGACCGCGAGAATCGCCGCGTTCATCCCGATCAGCGTTCGGCGTTTCTCACCCGTGAAGAGGTCGCCGAGCAGCGTGACCGTGAGCGTCGCGATGGCGCTGCTGGCGGCGCCTTGGACGGCTCGGAGGGCGAGTATGGCCTCGAAGTTCGAGAGCAGGACGATAGCGGAGCCGCTGAGACCGAAGACGACGAGCGACGGGATGAGGATTCGTTTGCGACCGATTCGGTCCGCGACCATCCCTATCGGGACGGTCAAAAACACCCCCGGAAGGGTGAACGCGGAGAGCAACAGACTCGCCTGTGCCTCCGTGATGTTCCACGCGTCCTGCACGGCGGGGAGGGCGGGGCTGATGAGCGAGACGCCCATCACCGCGACGAGGGTGCTCGCGAAGATGACGGTCGTTGCGGGGGACTCTTGGAGGGTTCGAAGACGTTTCATTCAGGTCGTCCGGAAATATTTGCGACGAACCGTGGAGAGGGTTTTGATGTCGGCAACCGCGACGGGGGACGGATGTGTCCCGCGAGCGTCACCCGTGCTCCGCATCCGACAACTACAACAGCGACGGTTCCGAACCTCCTCTATTCGATGTCCTCCAGTGACGTTCCCCGCGACGCGCTCTCCCGGTCGCTCGTAATCGCCGTGCTCGGGTTTCTCCTGAGTATCGCGGTCATCGACGAGGTTGCCGCGAGCAACGCGGCGGTCGCGCTTTCGGACGCGTCGAGTCGGACGATTGCGGTGCCACAGTGGTTGTACTTGGCGACCGGTGGTGCGGTGATCGGTGCGTCGGCCATCTTGGCGAGCGTCGTCACCGACCGTTCGTTCATCCGGTCGATGCACGACTGGCAAAAATCCGTCCCGATGTGGGTCCCGATTCGGCGAGGCGCGCTCTATCTCGCACAACTCCTCGGCGTCGCGGGGCTCGCAATCGTCATCTATCGCGGCTTCGTCGGGCCGCAAATCCCGACCGTGAACGTCGCCATCATCCTCGTGTTCGGGGGCGTCCGCGCGGGGCTGACGATGGTCGTCTATCTCGTCGGGAACGTGTGGCCCGCGCTGAACCCGTGGCGGACGATAGCGCGACGACTCCCCACGCTCGGTCGTGCGTATCCGTCCCGCGTCGGC is a window of Haladaptatus paucihalophilus DX253 DNA encoding:
- a CDS encoding IclR family transcriptional regulator; this translates as MPKYPVGATATTFEIIDSLATLERAGVTQLADRLGHSKGSVHNHLATLERLGYVINEDGRYRLSLRFLELGTGVRDTDSLYRVARPEIDRLADASGETASLVIEENGDAVFVYRAGDDAGFALRDGSRVPLHACAAGKAILAHRPPASLDSLLDGDTPTPTDRTITSRASLIRELRTVRDHGLAFDRGELDPDRRAVAAAIPSDDGRAVGAVTVSGTAPGMSGKRLEEDMPGLVLGATNRITVEHQTRE
- the dgoD gene encoding galactonate dehydratase — its product is MSGRIVDYELYEVPPRWLFLRVETSDGVVGWGEPVVEGRAHTVRTAVEELLDTYLLGKSPDSIEDHWQTMYRGGFYRGGPVLMSAIAGIDQALWDIKGKRFGAPVYDLLGGTTRDRIRVYQWVGGDRPNRVADAAREKVDAGFTALKMNATAELRRVDSPAAIDEAVARLAAVRDAVGNEVDIGVDFHGRVSKPMAKRLAKALEPHEPMFIEEPVLPEHNDVLPEIARHTTIPIATGERMFSRWDFKEVFRAGSVDVIQPDLSHAGGITEVKKIADMAEAYDVAMAPHCPLGPIALASCIQVDAVSPNALIQEQSLDIHYNETSDVLDYLADASVFEYRDGYVDLPDGPGLGIDIDEEHVRAKAGNVDWHNPVWRHEDGSVAEW
- a CDS encoding SDR family NAD(P)-dependent oxidoreductase, giving the protein MPESPPVEGIRRFEGETALVTGSTRGIGEEIAKRFAREGANVVVTGRTRADGEETVAAIDAAGGTATFVRADMRDPDDIAALVEATAEKYGGLDVLVNNAGVETNTAADEATMDDWAFVVETDFRSYWLCAKHAREHMDEGSIVNVSSNHARLTMPAMFPYNAVKAGIDGMTRSMALDFGPDVRVNTVNPGWVAIGRTMEELDEEYRDHLESIHPVGRIGTPEDIAGVVSFLASSDAAFVTGASLVADGGRTVVMQDDSLPDYRKRREDGED
- a CDS encoding RNA-guided endonuclease InsQ/TnpB family protein, which encodes MAIQVTRTYVASIRNQQQVKGDLDSLGFAASKLWNIARWTIERIWSETGTIPEDGPLKAYLKNHERYADLNSQSSQRVIEELAEAFRGWYAKRRNGDDRANPPKYRKHNGDHPRSTVTFKEDGFKHDSHNNRIRLSKGRNLKNHWSDFILCDIETRPDVVVENVRQVRAVWNGDEWELHIVCKHEIEAESPGDETAGIDLGISNFAAIAYSTGDHELYPGNALKTDERYFAKEIAKCNSSRSNKALRLRRKRSERRSHYMHAVTRHIVTECVERDVGTVAVGDLEGIREDDETVEARNWGDRGNEGLHRWAFDRFTNLLTYKAKAEGITVVTVSERDTSKTCSWCGQKRKANRVERGLYVCRGCDAVMNADSNGAENIRRRLDQAEKVTLNPSADRSSGRVARPVVNLFRRGERDPSCGQGMFAEQASICKP
- a CDS encoding MFS transporter — its product is MKRLRTLQESPATTVIFASTLVAVMGVSLISPALPAVQDAWNITEAQASLLLSAFTLPGVFLTVPIGMVADRIGRKRILIPSLVVFGLSGSAIVLLSNFEAILALRAVQGAASSAIATLTVTLLGDLFTGEKRRTLIGMNAAILAVGAAGYPLLGGGLATLSWMAPFVCFLLGVVVALPGIVFLEEPSDTGTDADTSIHDFVTGPTSMRPYLVLYTAIFGIFLLLYGAQLTVVPFILANSYQYSSGVIGLLLGLPAVMMGLTAMQGDRLLRSFSSFQSIALGFTSYGIGLVMVSVADSVYVVAGALLLFGLGQGLAEPITDTALNELAPDEFRGSIMSIRTSVLRLGTTVGPPLFVGVATLVGYTRTLLVGGFAALLVGLGWLVVRSTRTRPVALSER